A stretch of the Solanum dulcamara chromosome 6, daSolDulc1.2, whole genome shotgun sequence genome encodes the following:
- the LOC129891424 gene encoding defensin-like protein P322: MAQSMRFFAIMFLLAIIVMATEMGPMNIVEARHCESKSQRFRGPCVREKNCAAVCETEGFSGGDCRGIRRRCFCTRPC, from the exons ATGGCACAATCCATGCGTTTCTTTGCTATTATGTTTCTTCTAGCCATAATTGTCATGGCCACGG AGATGGGACCAATGAATATTGTTGAGGCAAGGCATTGCGAGTCGAAGAGTCAACGTTTCAGGGGACCATGTGTGAGAGAGAAAAATTGTGCCGCGGTATGTGAGACCGAAGGATTTTCCGGTGGAGATTGCCGTGGAATCCGTCGCCGATGCTTTTGTACTAGGCCATGCTAA
- the LOC129891425 gene encoding defensin-like protein P322 translates to MAHSMRFFATMLLLAMLVMATEMGPMRIAEARTCETQSHRFKGTCLSEKNCASVCQTEGFSGGDCRGLRRRCFCTRPC, encoded by the exons ATGGCACACTCCATGCGTTTCTTTGCTACTATGCTACTTCTAGCAATGCTTGTCATGGCTACGG agatGGGACCAATGAGAATTGCAGAGGCAAGAACTTGCGAGACGCAGAGCCATCGTTTCAAGGGGACGTGTTTGAGCGAGAAGAATTGTGCCTCCGTCTGTCAGACCGAAGGGTTTTCCGGTGGTGACTGTCGTGGACTCCGTCGCCGTTGCTTCTGCACTAGGCCATGTTAA